In Bacillus pumilus, the sequence ACAAAGTGGCTCGGACGATGGGTCTTCCTTATCCAGGCGGGCCTCACATTGATCGATTAGCACATGAAGGAGAGCCGATGGTCAAGCTTCCTCGAGCATGGCTTGAAGAAGGCTCTTATCATTTTAGTTTCAGTGGTTTAAAATCAGCTGTGATCAACACATTACACAATGCATCCCAAAAGGGAGAAACGATTGCTCCAGAGAATTTGGCGGCAAGTTTTCAAGAAAGCGTCATTGAGGTGCTTGTTGGAAAGACATTAAAAGCGGCTGAGGCATATGGTGTGAAGCAGGTTGTTTTAGCTGGGGGAGTCGCTGCCAATAAAGGATTGAGAGAAGCTTTAACGTCAGCATTTACGAAGCTGCCTGAAGTGAGTGTCACCATACCGCCATTGTCTCTTTGTACAGATAATGCAGCCATGATTGCTGCTGCGGGTACCATTGCGTTTGAAAAAGGAATAAGAGGCGATATGGCAATGAACGGTCAGCCTGGATTACCGCTTGTCTCATATGAATGAAGACTCCTGTGGATATACAGGGGTTTTTTCATTTGAAATGAAAGCGATTTATTCACATGTAAACGTGATATATCCACAATTATTAGAAAATTTCGTTTTAAAATGAAGAGAATGTGTACAAATAGGATCTTTTCTGTGGATATGTGATTAAAACTCTGTGGATAAAGTGGATAAGTCCGAAGTGTTTAATAATAATCAAGAAGTTATTGTGGGTATCATTGTGGATAATAAATTATCACTGAAAGAAAAAGAGCACCCGTTAGGGCACCCTTTAAGATTCTGATAGGTCTTCCCACTCTGCAAAAAGTGATTCGAGCTCTTGATTAAGCGCATCATTTTCTGTTTGAATGGCTTGGACCTTCTCGTGATCTTGGAAAATAGCAGGATCACATAAAAGCTGTTCATTTTCACCAAGCTTCTCTTCAATGACGGCGATCCGCTCTTCAATTTCTTCGATTCTGCGCTGTTTTTGTCTTTCTTTCTTTTTCAGTTCTTTTTCTTCAGCATAGGAAAGCTTGGTTGTTTCTACTGGTTTTTCTGCGTGCTTTTTAGACGGCTCGTGATCTTTGAGCGCTTCAAGCTCTAATTGTTCGTTTTTCTTTTCAAGGTAGTAGTCATAGTCACCAAGATATTCTTTTGTTTCTGCTCGCGACAGCTCGAACACTTTTGTTGCCAGACGGTTGATAAAATACCGGTCATGAGAGACAAATAAGATGGTTCCTGGATAATCAATCAGCGCATTCTCTAAAATTTCCTTACTATCTAAGTCAAGGTGGTTAGTCGGTTCATCGAGAATGAGGAAATTGGCTTTTTGCAGCATCAGCTTCGCCAGCGCAAGACGCGCTTTTTCTCCACCACTTAGTGCATGAACGGGCTTTAAGACATCATCACCGGAGAAAAGGAAGTTGCCTAAACATGTCCGGATTTCTTTTTCATTCATATGAGGATAATCATCCCAAAGCTCATTTAGCACTTTCTTGGAGGATGTCAGTTTGGCTTGTTCTTGGTCATAATAGCCGATGGTGACATGAGACCCAAAGCTGATGTCGCCTTTTACAGGTGTTAATGCATTCGTTAAGGTTTTTAAAAGTGTTGATTTTCCAATTCCGTTAGGACCAATGAGTGCCACACTATCCTCGCGTTTGATATGAAAAGAAAGAGAGGATAGGAGCGGCGTTTTTTCATCATAGCTAATATCGAGATCATGCACCTTCAGCACATCATTGCCGCTTTGTCTCGTAATATCAAAATGAAAGCTTGCGGATTTTTCATCACCTAATGGCTTATCTAAACGATCCATTCGTTCCAGCTGCTTCCGTCTGCTCTGAGCCCGCTTTGTGGTAGAGGCTCTTGCTAGGTTGCGATCCACGAAATCCTGGAGCTTTGAGATTTCTTCTTGCTGCTTTTCATAGAGCTTCATATCACGCTCTAGCTGCTCCGCTTTCAGCTCAAGATACTTACTATAGTTCCCTGCAAACTTTTTCATTGCTGTTCTTGAGACTTCATAGACATGGTTGACGACTTTGTCTAAGAAATAGCGGTCATGGGAAACGATGAGAATAGCTCCTGTATAATTTTGCAAATACTGCTCAAGCCATGATAAGGTATCAATATCTAAATGGTTGGTCGGCTCGTCCAGAATTAAGAGTTCTGGTTTCATTAATAATAGCTTTCCAAGCGCTAGACGGGTTTTCTGACCGCCGCTTAAGGATTGGACGGTTGAGTCATCTTCAAAATGACTAAATCCGAGCCCATGAAGAATGGAGCGGACATCTGCTTCATATTGATAGCCGCCTTGATCCTTAAATTCCTGCTGCAGCCTGTCATAGGTTTTCATCAGGGAATCCAGCTCTGAACCTGTGGAAGAAGCCATTTTTTCCTCAATGGTTCTCATCTCTTGTTCCATTTCTTTTAAATGATCAAAAACCGATAATAATTCGTCTTTTAACGTACGTGTAGACGTCACATCGGTGTGCTGTGCTAAATAGCCGATTGATAGGTCTTTCGGTTTGATGATCTCACCTTGCTCGTAAGACATTTGACCGGCAATAATTTTTAAAAGCGTGGATTTGCCTGCGCCGTTACGACCAACAATGGCAATACGATCCTTTGCTTTGACTTCCAATTTTATATTCGTTAAAACGGTATCAGCGCCAAACGATTTGGACAGCTGATTCACTTGTAGAATCATCATGTAACTTCACCTCTGCTATAATATGTTAAGTGTAGCTTATCAGCAGTAAACCGGCAAATCTTACATACAATCGCAATGGTCAAATGAAAGACAGATAGGAAAAAATAGTGTATGATTTGAGTGAGGGAGCGTTGAAAGATGAGTCAATTTAGCCACTTTAACGAACAAGGAAGAGCAAAGATGGTCGACATTAGTAACAAATCGTCTACAGTGAGAACCGCCGTTGCTGCTTCAAGCGTTCGTATGATAAAAGAAGTATTTCATAAAATACAACAACGTGAAATTGGAAAAGGGGATGTGCTGTCTGTCGCACAGGTTGCTGGCATCATGGCAGCAAAGCAAACGTCCAACATCATTCCAATGTGTCATCCGCTTGTACTAAAAGGCGTGGATATCTCCTTTGATTGGGAGGATGACGGAAATGCGCACATTCTGAACATACAAGTACAGGTCAAAACAAAAGGAAGTACGGGTGTTGAGATGGAAGCGCTCACTTCTGCTTCAGTATGTGCAC encodes:
- the tsaD gene encoding tRNA (adenosine(37)-N6)-threonylcarbamoyltransferase complex transferase subunit TsaD; protein product: MSEQKDRFILGIETSCDETAASIVKNGKEIVANVVASQIESHKRFGGVVPEIASRHHVEQVTIVLEEVMAQANMSFKDLDAIAVTEGPGLVGALLIGVNAAKALSFAHQIPLVGVHHIAGHIYANQLVGELLFPCLALVVSGGHTELVLMKEHGAFEVIGETLDDAAGEAYDKVARTMGLPYPGGPHIDRLAHEGEPMVKLPRAWLEEGSYHFSFSGLKSAVINTLHNASQKGETIAPENLAASFQESVIEVLVGKTLKAAEAYGVKQVVLAGGVAANKGLREALTSAFTKLPEVSVTIPPLSLCTDNAAMIAAAGTIAFEKGIRGDMAMNGQPGLPLVSYE
- a CDS encoding ABC-F family ATP-binding cassette domain-containing protein, which produces MMILQVNQLSKSFGADTVLTNIKLEVKAKDRIAIVGRNGAGKSTLLKIIAGQMSYEQGEIIKPKDLSIGYLAQHTDVTSTRTLKDELLSVFDHLKEMEQEMRTIEEKMASSTGSELDSLMKTYDRLQQEFKDQGGYQYEADVRSILHGLGFSHFEDDSTVQSLSGGQKTRLALGKLLLMKPELLILDEPTNHLDIDTLSWLEQYLQNYTGAILIVSHDRYFLDKVVNHVYEVSRTAMKKFAGNYSKYLELKAEQLERDMKLYEKQQEEISKLQDFVDRNLARASTTKRAQSRRKQLERMDRLDKPLGDEKSASFHFDITRQSGNDVLKVHDLDISYDEKTPLLSSLSFHIKREDSVALIGPNGIGKSTLLKTLTNALTPVKGDISFGSHVTIGYYDQEQAKLTSSKKVLNELWDDYPHMNEKEIRTCLGNFLFSGDDVLKPVHALSGGEKARLALAKLMLQKANFLILDEPTNHLDLDSKEILENALIDYPGTILFVSHDRYFINRLATKVFELSRAETKEYLGDYDYYLEKKNEQLELEALKDHEPSKKHAEKPVETTKLSYAEEKELKKKERQKQRRIEEIEERIAVIEEKLGENEQLLCDPAIFQDHEKVQAIQTENDALNQELESLFAEWEDLSES
- the moaC gene encoding cyclic pyranopterin monophosphate synthase MoaC, whose translation is MSQFSHFNEQGRAKMVDISNKSSTVRTAVAASSVRMIKEVFHKIQQREIGKGDVLSVAQVAGIMAAKQTSNIIPMCHPLVLKGVDISFDWEDDGNAHILNIQVQVKTKGSTGVEMEALTSASVCALTVYDMCKAIDKDMIIGPTYLVEKTGGKNGDFHRASDI